The following nucleotide sequence is from Peptococcus niger.
GTCGAATTTTAGGTTTGGAAACGATTGAGCTGAAGGTGTATGCCAACTACCCGTTGATGACGGTATCCGGTATCCCTTTGGTATCTCATTTAACCTGGACGGTGGATGACAAAACCTATAAGTTTCTGGCCAATCCGCACCATAAGCTGGCAATAGAAAAGGGGTAGGAATGAGGTGATATGCGGTGAATGCACAATTTAAAAAAGGCGTCTTAGAACTGGTGGTGCTGGCGGTGATTGCAGAGCAGGATCGCTACGGCTATGAGATCATCAATTTGGTGGAAGATGTCATTGATGTCAACGAAGGCACGATTTACCCGCTGCTCAAACGATTGACCAATGAGCATTATTTTGAAACATACTTAAAAGAGTCCACAGAAGGACCACCGCGCAAGTATTATCATTTGACGGCGACCGGAGCGCTCCATTTGACGGGCTTGAAAAAAGAGTGGCTGGATTTTTCGGCGCGCATTAAAGATTTTTTACAGGAGGTTGAAGCAGATGACAAAACAAGCATTTCTAACAGCGCTCAATGACCGCTTACAGGTGCTGAATAAAAATGAGCGGCAGGATATTATTGATGAATATGCGGCCCACATTAATATGAAGGTCCAGGAAGGGGTCAGTGAAGAAGCCGCCATCGCCGGCTTTGGGGACTTTGATGAACTAGTGGAAGACCTTCTGCAGGCTTATCATGTTGATCCGGCCTTTGCGGCGGAAGAGTCGGATACGGTGCTATCTTTTGTGAAACGCTTCGGCTATTTTGTTGACGATACCCTGGACGCCCTGTTGAACTTAAACCGGAAAGAAGCCGGGCAATTGATCGTTAAAGGGGTCATTTTACTCATTTTTGTCCTGATTATTTGTGGCGGTATTGATATGTTGATTTCCCCGATGGAATATTTTGTGGATGACATTCACATCAATGCGGTGGCCATGGTATTTGGGCTGATTTTATCGCTGGTGGTGGGCCTGGCTAAAGTGGCGGTTTGGGTGTATGCCCTGTATTTCTTAGCCAGCCGCTACGTGCTGGCGCAAGCCCGTTATGACGATGGACCCAGACCAGCTGCTCCAATGGCAGCGCCGGCAGACCAATCGGGTCAATCGCCGGTGGAACCGGAAATTTATGCACCCCAGGACGCTAGGGCGGCAGGGACCGGTCCAAGCGCCGGGGCAGTGCCGCACCGGCGTCACCGTCGGCGTTCTGAGGACAGGGTCGGCAACGATGAGGCCCTCATGAAAGCCCTTTATTTTGTCGTTAAAGCGGTGGTGCTGGTCTTTATTTTATTGCCGGCGGTTATCACCATGCTGAGCATTTTCGGCCTCGCCCTGGCAGGTCTGGCCGGGCTCATGGTCGGTATTCCGATTGTCGGCCCGACGGTCCTGGTCTTTGGCCTCGGCCTGCTCTCGCTGGCTTTGATTGGGCTGATTTGGATGGTCATCTACGCGGAAAAACCGCAGAAGCGTCCGCGCAAACGCCCTGCGGAAGGATCGGACAAGGTTTTATTGCCGGCGGCTATCACCATGCTGAGCATTATCTGCCTCGTCTTGGCAGGCCCTGCCGGATTCATCTTTGGTATTCCGACTGTCATCCCGACGGTCCTGGTCTTTGGCCTCGGCTTGCTCTTGCTGGCCTTAATCGGGCTGATTTGGATGGTCATCCACGCGAAAAAACCGCAGAAGCGTTCAGGCAAAGGCCTTGCGGACGGACCGGACAAGGAAGATGGCGGTGCGCAGTAATCGGGTGCACCGGCTGAAGGAGGAAAGACTATGAAGAAATCACTCATTGTGATGACGGTGGCGGGGCTCGTCTTATGTGTTGTCGGCCTTGTTCTCACTATGGTACAATTGGCAGAGACCAATTATGTTTCTGAAGACGTTTATGCCAAAGAAATGGGCTTTTCGACCGTGAAGCAGACGCTGCACGTAGCGGCAGATAAAGGCCCCTTGACCATGGACCAGCGGCTCTGGGATATGTCCGGCTTCTATTTAACCGTCGACAATAAACTGGCCGATGATGAGGTCAAAGTCTGGGGGACCTATGACTCCACCGAGCAGCTTAAGAACGCCTTTCGCTTGGATGATGGCTACCGGCTGAACGTTAGCGATGACGTTTATGCAACCGGCATCGGTATGGAGTCGCCCCAGATGGTGAAAAAAATCTTGACCAAAGCGGCACAGCTCTATAAAGAAAAGCGGATGATCGGCAGCTTACAGGCCGGTGTTCACGTTATGGTCAACCAAAAAAATTACGACCGCCTTATGAAAGAGACGGACGAGGCCCAGGGGACTTATGAACATGATGAAGATGACGGGGATTTTGAAGAAGACAGCTACTATATGAACGCTTGCATGCCTGGCCTCGTGCCTGGGGTATGAAGGGGTCGATTCTCTTGAAAGGGACGGCTCATAATGGAGTAATGTGAAGTCAGAGGTGAATGGATGCCAGAAGCAGTTTCTATAGGCCGGGCGCGCGGTTTGAGTGGGTCCACCTTAAAAATCATCGCCATGGTCACCATGTTTATCGACCACATCGGGGCGGCTGTGGTGGAGCGCGGCTTTTTATACCCCCAGCTCCAGGCGGAAGGGGTGGCGCTGAATTTTGCTGTGATTAAAAGCCAATTTCCAACCATGTCGGCCCAACTTCAGCAGTATCTGATGATGGATGCGGTGCTGCGCCTGATTGGCCGCCTGGCCTTTCCAATATTTTGCTTTCTCTTGGTAGAAGGCTTTTTACACACCCGGTCTAAGGGCCACTACGCCGCTCGCTTGGCGGCGGTGGCGGTGCTTTCGGAAGCGCCCTTTGATTACGCCATTTACGGCGGTGAGGACTTATGGGCTGCGCAGAATGTGCTGTGGACCCTCCTCTTTGGCCTCTTGGGGCTGTGGGCCGGTGAAAGCCTGTGCACCGCTGTAAGAAAGCGGTTTGGCTCCTGCCCCCAAGGCTTGGCCTTGGTCGGTATCCTGCCCTTTATGGGGCTGGCGGCCTTTTGTCATACCGATTACAGCTTTTTCGGTGTGGCGCTCATTGGCCTTTTATACGTAGCCCTTTTCGCTAAGGTGAAAAATCCGCGGCTGGTGCAGAGCGGGGTTGGCGGCCTGGCCTGTGCCTTTGAATTTACCGCGCCCTTGGCATTTGTGCTGACGTACTTTTACAACGGCCGGCGTGGGTTGAATATTAAATGGATTTTCTATTTTTTCTACCCGGTGCATTTGGCCCTCTTGTACGGGGTCCGGGTGTGGCTGTATTAAAAGATCAAAGAGGCAGGTCTGCAGACCTGCCTCTTTTGCTTTATCTTATCGGCAGTTTACGGTAAAATGAGACGATAAAGAATGACAAAGGAGGCGCAAAGATGACGGAAGAACGCCGGGTTGTATTACAGGAACTCGCGCAAAAACTCGTGCCAGACGGGGATATCGCTCTGGACCTGCTGCACACCGCCTTGATCCACCCGTCTTATGTGCAAGAGCATGGCGGGATGACCAACCAACGGCTGGAATTTTTAGGCGATGCAGTGGTCGGGCTGGTGATCGCAAATTATTTTTTCTGTCAGTATCCGGAAGATGATGAAGGCAAGTTGACCCAGCGGCGGGCCACGGTGGTCTGTGAGGAGGCCTTAGCCCATGCGGCGGAACGGCTCG
It contains:
- a CDS encoding PadR family transcriptional regulator; translation: MNAQFKKGVLELVVLAVIAEQDRYGYEIINLVEDVIDVNEGTIYPLLKRLTNEHYFETYLKESTEGPPRKYYHLTATGALHLTGLKKEWLDFSARIKDFLQEVEADDKTSISNSAQ
- a CDS encoding DUF1700 domain-containing protein, translating into MTKQAFLTALNDRLQVLNKNERQDIIDEYAAHINMKVQEGVSEEAAIAGFGDFDELVEDLLQAYHVDPAFAAEESDTVLSFVKRFGYFVDDTLDALLNLNRKEAGQLIVKGVILLIFVLIICGGIDMLISPMEYFVDDIHINAVAMVFGLILSLVVGLAKVAVWVYALYFLASRYVLAQARYDDGPRPAAPMAAPADQSGQSPVEPEIYAPQDARAAGTGPSAGAVPHRRHRRRSEDRVGNDEALMKALYFVVKAVVLVFILLPAVITMLSIFGLALAGLAGLMVGIPIVGPTVLVFGLGLLSLALIGLIWMVIYAEKPQKRPRKRPAEGSDKVLLPAAITMLSIICLVLAGPAGFIFGIPTVIPTVLVFGLGLLLLALIGLIWMVIHAKKPQKRSGKGLADGPDKEDGGAQ
- a CDS encoding TraX family protein, which produces MPEAVSIGRARGLSGSTLKIIAMVTMFIDHIGAAVVERGFLYPQLQAEGVALNFAVIKSQFPTMSAQLQQYLMMDAVLRLIGRLAFPIFCFLLVEGFLHTRSKGHYAARLAAVAVLSEAPFDYAIYGGEDLWAAQNVLWTLLFGLLGLWAGESLCTAVRKRFGSCPQGLALVGILPFMGLAAFCHTDYSFFGVALIGLLYVALFAKVKNPRLVQSGVGGLACAFEFTAPLAFVLTYFYNGRRGLNIKWIFYFFYPVHLALLYGVRVWLY